In one Tessaracoccus palaemonis genomic region, the following are encoded:
- a CDS encoding siderophore-interacting protein, giving the protein MPPRQRVLRHATVTATERVSPCLVRLTFASPDLAGADLPFTDHYIKILFPPAGAPYTAPFDPEVVRERFPEHAPVTRTYSLRTHDAQSGTITVDFVEHGDDGLAGPWAARAKVGDEIGFFGPGGAWAPDAAHTSYVLAGDEAAAPAISAALESLPAGARAVAFIEVADDASRFAVPAPEGAEVVWVPRDGAPYGSRLTETVRAQAPTDKGVAWFVHGVAEMVKDLRRYLFVELGLDRADVSISGYWRTGMTEDGWQSSKREFVAGMEEQEAAALAGNLST; this is encoded by the coding sequence ATGCCACCGCGTCAGCGCGTCCTGCGCCATGCCACGGTCACCGCGACCGAACGGGTCTCCCCCTGCCTCGTCCGACTGACGTTCGCCAGCCCCGACCTGGCGGGGGCGGACCTGCCGTTCACCGACCACTACATCAAGATCCTGTTCCCGCCCGCCGGCGCGCCCTACACCGCGCCGTTCGACCCTGAGGTTGTCCGCGAGCGGTTCCCGGAGCACGCGCCGGTGACCCGGACGTACTCGCTGCGGACGCACGACGCACAGTCGGGAACGATCACCGTCGACTTCGTCGAGCACGGCGACGACGGCCTGGCCGGACCCTGGGCGGCACGCGCGAAGGTGGGCGACGAGATCGGCTTCTTCGGTCCGGGTGGGGCCTGGGCGCCCGACGCAGCGCACACCAGCTACGTCCTGGCGGGCGACGAGGCCGCGGCGCCCGCGATCTCGGCCGCGCTGGAGTCGCTGCCGGCCGGCGCCCGCGCCGTCGCCTTCATCGAGGTCGCCGACGACGCCTCCCGTTTCGCCGTCCCCGCCCCCGAGGGCGCCGAGGTCGTCTGGGTCCCGCGCGACGGGGCCCCGTACGGCTCGAGGCTGACCGAGACCGTCCGCGCGCAGGCGCCCACCGACAAGGGCGTCGCCTGGTTCGTCCACGGCGTCGCGGAGATGGTCAAGGACCTGCGCCGCTACCTGTTCGTCGAGCTGGGCCTCGACCGCGCCGACGTGTCGATCTCCGGCTACTGGCGCACCGGGATGACGGAGGACGGCTGGCAGAGCTCCAAGCGCGAGTTCGTGGCCGGTATGGAGGAGCAGGAGGCCGCGGCGCTCGCCGGTAACCTGTCGACATGA
- a CDS encoding 2'-5' RNA ligase family protein, whose translation MTDVDTPEVREAVAAMRARLGDLLLPRYERQPHVTVAFGGLAPEPGATPTGVLYPPDLADLHAARVRDLGVAPFTVRISGWDTFTTTPYLVAEAPQLALLHEALIRERPRTADFAPTYVTHVTTGHYAVSVPVEDVRRRLEGFQCPDLEVRVDHLTLASYETHDIAGRLSVARIVEHFDRLSTGPVETP comes from the coding sequence GTGACCGACGTCGACACACCCGAGGTGCGCGAGGCCGTCGCCGCGATGCGTGCCCGACTCGGCGACCTGCTGCTGCCTCGCTACGAGCGCCAGCCGCACGTGACGGTCGCGTTCGGCGGGCTGGCGCCGGAGCCGGGCGCAACGCCGACGGGCGTGCTGTACCCACCGGATCTCGCCGACCTGCACGCCGCCCGCGTGCGGGATCTGGGCGTGGCCCCGTTCACCGTGCGGATCTCGGGCTGGGACACGTTCACGACGACGCCGTACCTCGTCGCCGAGGCGCCGCAGCTGGCGCTCCTGCACGAGGCGCTCATCCGCGAGCGCCCCCGCACCGCCGACTTCGCCCCGACCTACGTCACGCACGTCACCACCGGCCACTACGCGGTCAGCGTCCCGGTGGAGGACGTCCGCCGCCGCCTGGAGGGGTTCCAGTGCCCGGACCTGGAGGTGAGGGTCGACCACCTGACCCTGGCGAGCTATGAGACCCACGACATCGCCGGCCGACTGTCCGTCGCCCGGATCGTTGAGCACTTCGACAGGCTCAGCACAGGCCCCGTCGAAACGCCCTGA
- a CDS encoding adenosylcobinamide-GDP ribazoletransferase, which translates to MRALLEATGLFTLIPVRPFDVDRDTARRAMAAMPWLGLVLGSVAGLVFVAVARFASPLLGAVLALALLAAATGALHLDGVADTADGLGSRKPAEDALAIMKRSDIGPMGVVTLLFVLLVDVTAAVSLPGAWVGGAAIACAAMAGRAAVMTATVSQSSARTVGFGALFVGVTPRWAAAANLAVVAAVTLGLGWLTGGVHALAAFTVAGVVAAGVAVVWGRHLLRRLGGWTGDLFGSLIEVTQAAFLIVAALTIGTI; encoded by the coding sequence GTGAGGGCCCTGCTCGAGGCCACCGGCCTGTTCACGCTCATCCCCGTGCGGCCGTTCGACGTGGACCGCGACACCGCCCGTCGCGCCATGGCGGCGATGCCGTGGCTCGGGCTGGTGCTCGGCTCGGTTGCTGGCCTCGTGTTCGTTGCTGTGGCGCGGTTCGCGTCGCCGCTCCTCGGCGCGGTTCTCGCGCTGGCACTACTCGCCGCGGCCACCGGAGCCCTCCACCTCGACGGCGTGGCGGACACTGCCGACGGGCTCGGCTCCCGCAAGCCGGCCGAGGACGCGCTGGCGATCATGAAGCGCTCCGACATCGGCCCGATGGGTGTCGTGACGCTGCTGTTCGTGCTGCTGGTCGACGTGACCGCGGCTGTGTCGCTGCCCGGTGCGTGGGTCGGAGGGGCCGCGATCGCGTGCGCGGCGATGGCCGGCCGGGCTGCGGTCATGACCGCCACCGTGTCCCAGTCGTCCGCCCGCACCGTCGGATTCGGTGCGCTGTTTGTCGGCGTGACCCCGCGCTGGGCGGCCGCAGCCAACCTGGCCGTCGTCGCGGCCGTCACCCTCGGGCTGGGCTGGCTGACCGGGGGAGTGCACGCTCTGGCCGCGTTCACCGTCGCCGGTGTGGTCGCGGCCGGCGTAGCGGTCGTCTGGGGTCGGCACCTGCTCCGCCGGCTCGGCGGCTGGACCGGCGACCTGTTCGGGTCGCTCATCGAGGTCACGCAGGCCGCGTTCCTCATCGTCGCCGCGCTGACCATCGGGACGATCTGA
- a CDS encoding class I SAM-dependent methyltransferase — protein sequence MRDVVDELIWDEAPKQASAVAVFDAPELVADALTLTPDVRVFCDDWRDAALVDPDLLVEHPDDLHGVDVVLSRLPKSLAALDEQAASVQGAPDVTFVGGARIKHLNRSMNEVLNKHFAAVAASLGRSKSRVLRAWGPENQESDWPKVRMHDDFGFAVAAHGYTFGGTKIDPGSRLLMMALAGGGRTPGLEADDVLDFGCGNGTLSMRLAKDGLNVSARDISWSAVAGTSVAAEVNGLDVDASWGAGLDGFKDDSFDAIVTNPPFHQGVAKDTTDTLAMFDDARRVLRPGGQLWCVFNSHLPYRRELNVRLGQTQVAAQDPNFTVTVTTLR from the coding sequence ATGCGCGACGTGGTTGACGAACTGATCTGGGACGAGGCACCGAAGCAGGCTTCGGCCGTGGCGGTGTTCGATGCCCCCGAACTGGTGGCCGACGCGCTCACCCTGACCCCCGACGTCCGCGTGTTCTGCGACGACTGGCGCGACGCAGCCCTCGTCGACCCCGACCTCCTCGTCGAGCACCCCGACGACCTGCACGGCGTCGACGTCGTGCTCTCCCGACTCCCGAAGTCGCTCGCCGCCCTCGACGAGCAGGCCGCGTCCGTGCAGGGCGCGCCCGACGTGACGTTCGTCGGCGGGGCCCGCATCAAGCACCTGAACCGCAGCATGAACGAGGTGCTGAACAAGCACTTCGCCGCCGTCGCCGCGTCGCTCGGCCGCTCCAAGTCTCGCGTGCTGCGCGCCTGGGGACCGGAGAACCAGGAGTCCGACTGGCCCAAGGTGCGCATGCACGATGACTTCGGCTTCGCGGTCGCGGCGCACGGGTACACGTTCGGCGGCACGAAGATCGATCCCGGCTCCCGGCTCCTGATGATGGCGCTGGCCGGCGGGGGCCGGACGCCCGGCCTCGAGGCCGACGACGTGCTGGACTTCGGCTGCGGCAACGGCACGCTCTCCATGCGCCTGGCGAAGGACGGACTCAACGTCAGCGCGCGCGACATCAGCTGGTCGGCCGTCGCGGGCACGTCCGTCGCGGCGGAGGTCAACGGGCTCGACGTCGACGCGTCCTGGGGCGCCGGGCTGGACGGCTTCAAGGACGATTCCTTCGACGCCATCGTCACCAATCCCCCGTTCCACCAGGGCGTGGCCAAGGACACCACCGACACGCTCGCCATGTTCGATGATGCCCGTCGCGTCCTGCGCCCAGGCGGCCAGCTCTGGTGCGTGTTCAACTCGCACCTGCCCTACCGTCGAGAGCTGAACGTCCGCCTCGGGCAGACCCAGGTGGCGGCACAGGATCCCAACTTCACCGTGACGGTGACCACGCTGCGCTGA
- a CDS encoding IS256 family transposase gives MTQYQSALSTLIGEVLADPDLAHQDVFRRMLQAGLQDLVDAEATAKIGAARYERTPERTTRRNGTRPKVLATPAGEVDLQIPKLREGSFFPSLLHPRRRVDKALYAVICQAWIDGVSTRKVEHLIRALGNDTGISRSTVSRICGEIDEAVHEFLHRRLDHTWFPYLFLDATYLDVRHRGRVVSQALVVATGVSGEGRREILGMALGDAETTDFWTEFLRSLRDRGLKVATDADPLGVTLVTSDAHAGLKAAVKAILPGAGWQRCRVHFARNVTQRLGSAHSKPVNALISTIFAQTTTQTVIAQYKAVTDSLRSAFPEVTAMLEAAEADLTGFATLPREHWQKVWSNNPIERLNREIKRRADVVQIFPDRDSVTRLIGAVLQEQHEEWSYGERRYFSDISMRKLVHTLHEHTEPAHHELYLTA, from the coding sequence ATGACCCAGTACCAGTCTGCCCTTTCGACCCTGATCGGTGAAGTTCTCGCCGATCCCGACCTCGCGCATCAGGACGTGTTCCGCCGGATGCTGCAGGCCGGCCTGCAAGACCTTGTCGACGCGGAAGCGACCGCGAAGATCGGCGCCGCCCGTTACGAGCGCACCCCGGAACGGACCACCCGCCGCAACGGCACGCGCCCGAAGGTCCTCGCGACCCCGGCCGGGGAGGTCGACCTGCAGATCCCGAAGCTGCGGGAAGGGTCGTTCTTCCCGTCTCTGTTGCACCCGCGGCGGCGGGTCGATAAGGCCCTCTACGCGGTGATCTGCCAGGCCTGGATCGACGGGGTCTCGACCCGGAAGGTCGAGCACCTGATCCGTGCGCTCGGCAACGACACCGGCATCTCCCGCTCGACGGTGTCGCGGATCTGCGGCGAGATCGACGAGGCAGTCCACGAGTTCCTGCACCGCAGACTCGATCACACCTGGTTCCCGTACCTGTTCCTCGACGCCACCTACCTCGACGTCCGCCACCGCGGCCGGGTCGTCTCCCAAGCACTGGTCGTCGCGACCGGAGTCTCTGGTGAGGGCCGACGCGAGATCCTCGGGATGGCGCTCGGTGACGCGGAGACCACCGACTTCTGGACCGAGTTCCTCCGCTCGCTGCGCGACCGTGGCCTCAAGGTCGCCACCGATGCGGACCCGCTCGGGGTGACCCTGGTCACCAGCGACGCGCACGCCGGACTGAAAGCGGCAGTGAAAGCGATCCTGCCCGGAGCGGGGTGGCAGAGATGCCGGGTCCACTTCGCCCGCAACGTAACTCAACGCCTCGGATCGGCCCACTCGAAACCGGTCAACGCGCTGATCTCCACGATCTTCGCGCAGACCACGACCCAAACCGTGATCGCGCAATACAAGGCCGTCACCGACAGCCTCCGCTCCGCGTTTCCCGAGGTCACCGCGATGCTCGAGGCCGCCGAAGCGGACCTGACCGGGTTCGCGACGCTGCCGCGCGAGCACTGGCAAAAGGTCTGGTCGAACAACCCCATCGAGCGCCTCAACCGGGAGATCAAACGACGCGCCGACGTCGTCCAGATCTTCCCCGACCGCGACTCCGTGACCCGCCTCATCGGCGCCGTCCTCCAGGAGCAGCACGAGGAATGGTCTTACGGCGAACGCCGCTACTTCTCCGACATCTCCATGCGCAAACTCGTCCACACCCTCCACGAACACACCGAACCCGCCCACCACGAGCTCTACCTCACCGCCTGA